A single window of Nicotiana sylvestris chromosome 3, ASM39365v2, whole genome shotgun sequence DNA harbors:
- the LOC104234610 gene encoding homeobox-leucine zipper protein HDG11-like: protein MEYGSGGGGGTSSGGGGDPHDAAERRKKRYHRHTANQIQRLESIFKECPHPDEKTRLQLSRDLGLAPRQIKFWFQNRRTQMKAQHERADNCALRAENDKIRCENIAIREALKNVICPSCGGPPVTEDSYFDEQKLRIENMQLKEELDKVSSIAAKYIGRPISQLPPVQPIHLSSLDLSMSSFVGHVPNSLDLDLDLLPGSSSTIPGLAFASLNLSDIDKSLMADIAGNAMEELIRLVQTNEPLWMKSAIDGKDVLNFENYDRIFPRANSHLKNHNVRIEASRDSGVVIMNGLALVDMFMDANKWQEFFPTIVSKARTLEVISSGVMGSRMSTLQLMYEELQVLSPLVPTRQLYFLRFCQQIEQSSWAIVDVSYDITQENLYSNTSCKVHRLPSGCLIQDMPNGYSKVTWMEHVEVEEKGIMHRLCRDLIHSGLAFGAGRWVGTLQRVCERYACLMVNSNPTHGLGGVIPSPEGKRSMMKLAKRMVSNFCASINPSNGHQWNTNSGLNEFEVRATLQKSTDPGQPNGVIISAATTIWLPVPPQNVFNFFRDERTRPQWDVLSNQNPVQEVAHIANGSHPGNCISVLRAYNTSQNNMLILQESCIDSSGALVVYSPVDVPAINIAMSGEDPTYIPLLPSGFTILPDGHQLDQDAASCSSSSNASTIGGRSGGSLITVVFQILVSSLPSAKMSPESVNTVNNLIGSTVHQIKAALNCSTS from the exons ATGGAGTACGGCAGCGGAGGTGGTGGTGGCACTAGCAGCGGCGGCGGCGGCGATCCCCACGACGCCGCCGAGCGAAGGAAGAAACGTTATCATCGTCACACTGCTAACCAAATTCAAAGGCTTGAATC TATTTTCAAAGAATGTCCTCACCCGGACGAGAAGACAAGATTGCAATTAAGCAGAGATTTAGGCTTAGCTCCTCGTCAGATTAAGTTTTGGTTCCAAAATAGGAGGACTCAAATGAAG GCTCAACATGAGAGAGCAGACAATTGTGCACTTAGAGCAGAAAATGATAAAATTCGATGTGAAAATATAGCAATCAGAGAAGCACTCAAGAATGTGATTTGCCCATCATGTGGAGGTCCTCCTGTTACTGAAGATTCATATTTTGATGAGCAAAAGTTGAGAATCGAAAACATGCAATTAAAAGAAGAG CTTGATAAAGTATCTAGTATTGCTGCTAAATATATAGGGAGGCCTATTTCACAACTCCCACCAGTGCAACCTATTCATCTATCTTCACTAGATTTGTCTATGTCTAGTTTTGTTGGCCATGTCCCTAATTCCCTTGATCTTGATCTCGATCTTCTACCTGGAAGTTCATCGACTATTCCGGGTTTAGCCTTCGCCTCGTTGAATTTATCGGACATTGATAAGTCCCTTATGGCTGATATTGCTGGGAATGCAATGGAGGAACTCATTAGATTGGTGCAAACCAATGAACCTTTGTGGATGAAGTCCGCTATTGATGGCAAAGATGTGCTTAATTTCGAGAACTATGATCGGATATTCCCAAGGGCTAATAGTCATTTAAAAAATCACAATGTTCGGATTGAGGCTTCCAGGGATTCAGGTGTTGTTATTATGAATGGTTTAGCATTGGTCGATATGTTTATGGACGCG AATAAATGGCAGGAATTCTTTCCTACAATTGTTTCAAAGGCTAGGACGCTTGAAGTAATATCATCTGGTGTGATGGGAAGCCGAATGAGTACATTGCAATTG ATGTATGAAGAATTGCAAGTGCTTTCGCCATTGGTTCCAACGCGACAATTGTATTTCCTAAGGTTTTGTCAACAGATTGAGCAAAGCTCGTGGGCAATAGTTGATGTTTCTTATGATATAACTCAAGAAAATCTGTATTCTAACACTTCTTGCAAGGTTCATAGGCTTCCTTCAGGATGTTTGATACAAGATATGCCCAATGGTTATTCCAAG GTTACTTGGATGGAACATGTAGAAGTGGAAGAGAAAGGTATAATGCATAGGCTATGTAGAGATCTTATACACAGTGGGTTGGCATTTGGAGCAGGGAGATGGGTTGGCACCCTTCAAAGAGTTTGTGAAAGATATGCTTGTCTCATGGTTAATAGCAACCCTACTCATGGCCTTGGTGGAG TAATTCCATCGCCCGAAGGGAAGAGGAGCATGATGAAACTAGCAAAAAGAATGGTGAGCAATTTCTGTGCCAGCATAAATCCATCTAATGGACATCAATGGAACACAAATTCTGGGTTGAATGAGTTTGAAGTCAGAGCTACCCTTCAAAAGAGCACCGATCCTGGTCAGCCCAATGGCGTAATCATTAGTGCAGCCACAACCATTTGGCTGCCAGTTCCTCCACAAAATGTCTTCAATTTCTTCAGGGATGAACGGACTCGACCCCAG TGGGATGTCCTTTCCAACCAAAATCCAGTGCAAGAAGTAGCTCATATTGCGAATGGCTCTCATCCAGGGAACTGCATTTCTGTGCTCCGG GCCTATAACACTAGCCAGAACAACATGTTAATACTCCAAGAAAGTTGCATAGACTCATCAGGGGCACTAGTAGTGTATAGTCCAGTCGATGTACCAGCTATCAACATAGCGATGAGCGGTGAGGACCCCACGTATATCCCGTTACTACCCTCGGGGTTCACGATATTGCCAGATGGCCATCAACTAGACCAAGATGCAGCATCATGCAGCAGCAGCTCAAATGCAAGTACTATAGGAGGCAGGTCAGGGGGTTCACTTATAACAGTAGTGTTCCAAATTCTAGTAAGCAGCTTGCCATCAGCTAAAATGAGTCCAGAATCAGTAAACACTGTGAATAACCTTATAGGCAGCACTGTTCACCAAATTAAAGCTGCCTTGAATTGCTCCACTTCTTGA